One genomic window of Roseateles sp. DAIF2 includes the following:
- a CDS encoding isoaspartyl peptidase/L-asparaginase family protein, translating into MNSSSSTPSPVIAIHGGAGTLSRSNISPEQEAAYHAALAEILRAGQALLAQGGSALDAVSLAVDMLEDNPLFNAGHGAVFTSAETHELDAAVMDGRDLRAGAVACVGRIKRPLRAARAVMEHSEHVLMAGAGAEAFAAAQGLELVDPAYFSTEFRRAQLKRAQAAAVTVLDHDGGGNDERPLDEGRKFGTVGAVALDAQGNLAAATSTGGMTNKRPGRVGDSPLIGAGTYADNRTAAVSCTGSGEMFIRASAAFDVCARMAYGGLSLQDAAEQVVMQALPAIDGRGGLIAVDARGHVSLPFNTEGMYRGQMRVGDAEPFTAIFR; encoded by the coding sequence CACGGCGGCGCCGGCACCCTGAGCCGCAGCAATATCAGCCCCGAGCAGGAGGCGGCCTACCATGCGGCGCTGGCCGAGATCCTGCGCGCCGGCCAGGCCCTGCTGGCGCAAGGCGGCAGCGCGCTCGACGCGGTGAGCCTGGCGGTCGACATGCTGGAGGACAACCCGCTGTTCAATGCCGGCCATGGCGCGGTGTTCACCAGCGCCGAGACGCATGAGCTGGACGCCGCGGTGATGGATGGCCGCGACCTGCGCGCCGGCGCGGTGGCCTGCGTCGGCCGCATCAAGCGCCCGCTGCGCGCGGCGCGCGCGGTGATGGAGCACAGCGAGCATGTGCTGATGGCCGGCGCCGGCGCCGAGGCCTTCGCCGCGGCCCAGGGCCTGGAGCTGGTCGACCCGGCTTACTTCTCCACCGAATTCCGCCGCGCCCAGCTCAAGCGCGCACAGGCGGCCGCGGTGACGGTGCTGGACCATGACGGCGGCGGCAATGACGAGCGCCCGCTGGACGAGGGCCGCAAGTTCGGCACCGTCGGTGCGGTGGCACTGGACGCGCAGGGCAACCTGGCCGCGGCCACCTCGACCGGCGGCATGACCAACAAGCGCCCGGGCCGGGTCGGCGATTCGCCGCTGATCGGCGCCGGCACCTATGCCGACAACCGCACGGCGGCCGTGTCCTGCACCGGCAGCGGCGAGATGTTCATCCGCGCCAGCGCGGCCTTCGATGTCTGCGCGCGCATGGCCTATGGCGGCCTGTCGCTGCAGGACGCCGCCGAGCAGGTGGTGATGCAGGCGCTGCCGGCGATCGATGGCCGCGGCGGCCTGATCGCGGTCGATGCGCGCGGCCATGTCAGCCTGCCCTTCAATACCGAGGGCATGTACCGCGGCCAGATGCGGGTCGGCGACGCCGAGCCCTTCACCGCGATCTTCCGCTGA
- a CDS encoding dipeptide ABC transporter ATP-binding protein, whose translation MSSTVLEAPAKSGALILPEQRVLSVNDLSVRFSTSERTVDAVKRLSFHVDRGETLAIVGESGSGKSVTSLALMRLVEHGGGRIVGGSMQFRRRGGQVLDLAQARDSTMREVRGADIAMIFQEPMTSLNPVFTAGDQIAESIRVHQGKSAAAARAEALRMLELVRIPEAKNVLDRYPHQLSGGMRQRVMIAMALSCKPSLLIADEPTTALDVTIQAQILQLIRALQDEMQMGVVFITHDMGVVAEVADRVLVMYRGDKVEEGASETLFAKPQHRYTRALLSAVPRLGAMQGLDHPLKFELLRTEAQAEPEPEALPQDTVKPDAAPILRVKDLITRFDIRSGLFNKVTRRVHAVEQISFELRPGETLALVGESGCGKSTTGRSLLRLVESQSGAIEFGGQNIRELPTAALQSLRRNIQFIFQDPFASLDPRVTVGFSIMEPLLVHKIASGSEAQARVDWLLQKVGLTPEHAQRYPHEFSGGQRQRIAIARALALNPKVVVADEAVSALDVSIQAQIVNLMLDLQRELGIAFLFISHDMAVVERVSHRVAVMYLGQIVEIGPRRAIFENPQHPYTRKLMAAVPVADPARRHRQRQLMSDEIPSPVRALGDEPIVQPLVQVGPDHFVAQHRISGAY comes from the coding sequence ATGTCCTCCACCGTGCTCGAAGCCCCCGCCAAGTCCGGCGCCCTGATCCTGCCGGAGCAGCGCGTGCTGTCCGTCAACGACCTGTCGGTGCGTTTCTCCACCTCCGAGCGCACGGTCGATGCGGTCAAGCGGCTCAGCTTCCATGTGGACCGGGGCGAGACCCTGGCCATCGTCGGCGAGTCGGGCTCCGGCAAGTCGGTCACCTCGCTGGCGCTGATGCGCCTGGTCGAGCATGGCGGCGGCCGCATCGTGGGCGGCTCGATGCAGTTCCGCCGCCGCGGTGGTCAGGTGCTGGACCTGGCCCAGGCCAGGGACTCGACGATGCGCGAGGTGCGCGGCGCCGACATCGCGATGATCTTCCAGGAGCCGATGACCTCGCTGAACCCGGTGTTCACCGCCGGCGACCAGATCGCCGAGTCGATCCGCGTGCACCAGGGCAAGAGCGCCGCGGCCGCGCGCGCCGAGGCGCTGCGCATGCTGGAGCTGGTGCGCATCCCGGAAGCGAAGAACGTGCTGGACCGCTACCCGCACCAGCTCTCGGGCGGCATGCGCCAACGCGTGATGATCGCGATGGCCCTGTCCTGCAAGCCCTCGCTGCTGATCGCCGACGAGCCGACCACCGCGCTGGATGTGACGATCCAGGCGCAGATCCTGCAGCTGATCCGTGCGCTGCAGGACGAGATGCAGATGGGCGTGGTCTTCATCACCCATGACATGGGCGTGGTGGCCGAGGTGGCCGACCGCGTGCTGGTGATGTACCGCGGCGACAAGGTGGAGGAGGGCGCCTCCGAGACCCTGTTCGCGAAGCCGCAGCACCGCTACACGCGCGCCCTGCTGTCGGCCGTGCCGCGTCTGGGCGCGATGCAGGGGCTGGATCATCCGCTGAAGTTCGAGCTGCTGCGCACCGAGGCGCAGGCCGAGCCGGAACCGGAGGCGCTGCCGCAGGACACGGTCAAGCCCGATGCCGCGCCGATCCTGCGGGTCAAGGACCTGATCACGCGCTTCGACATCCGCAGCGGCCTGTTCAACAAGGTCACGCGCCGCGTGCATGCGGTCGAGCAGATCAGCTTCGAGCTGCGCCCGGGCGAGACCCTGGCCCTGGTCGGCGAGTCCGGCTGCGGCAAGTCCACCACCGGCCGCTCGCTCTTGCGCCTGGTCGAGAGCCAGAGCGGCGCGATCGAGTTCGGCGGCCAGAACATCCGCGAGCTGCCGACCGCCGCGCTGCAGAGCCTGCGCCGCAACATCCAGTTCATCTTCCAGGATCCCTTCGCCTCGCTGGACCCGCGCGTCACGGTCGGCTTCTCGATCATGGAGCCGCTGCTGGTGCACAAGATCGCCAGCGGGTCTGAGGCGCAGGCGCGCGTCGACTGGCTGCTGCAGAAGGTCGGCCTGACGCCCGAGCATGCGCAGCGCTACCCGCACGAGTTCTCCGGCGGCCAGCGCCAGCGCATTGCGATCGCCCGTGCCCTGGCCCTGAACCCCAAGGTGGTGGTGGCCGACGAGGCGGTCTCGGCGCTGGACGTGTCGATCCAGGCGCAGATCGTCAACCTGATGCTGGACCTGCAGCGCGAGCTGGGCATCGCCTTCCTCTTCATCTCGCACGACATGGCGGTGGTGGAACGCGTCAGCCACCGCGTCGCGGTGATGTACCTGGGCCAGATCGTCGAGATCGGCCCGCGCCGCGCGATCTTCGAGAACCCGCAGCATCCCTACACCCGCAAGCTGATGGCCGCGGTGCCGGTGGCCGATCCGGCGCGCCGCCATCGCCAGCGCCAGCTGATGTCCGACGAGATCCCGAGCCCGGTGCGTGCCCTGGGCGACGAGCCGATCGTGCAGCCGCTGGTCCAGGTCGGCCCCGACCATTTCGTGGCCCAGCACCGCATCAGCGGCGCCTACTGA
- the gsiB gene encoding glutathione ABC transporter substrate-binding protein GsiB: MTVRMTPLRRSLFAAGLLALAAGSAFAAKDVVLAISGQPETLDPYNTNTTLTTAVTKSFYQGLYEFDKDLKVRPVLAESHTVSKDGLVYNFKLRAGVKFHDGTDFNAEAVKTTLDRVLDPDNKLARFNQFNRVDKVEVTGPLAVRITLKEPFGPFINSLAHASAAMISPTALKKYGNKDIAFNPVGTGPFTFVEWKQTDFVKGKKFDGYWQKGYPKVDNITWKPVAENNTRAAMLQTGEADFAFPLPYEQAEALKKSNKLKVTTGPSIITRYVSFNQMQKPFDNPKVRLAINYAINKQALAKVAFNGYAVPAEGYVPQGVQYAHKMAPWPYDPKKARELLKEAGYPNGFESVLWSAYTTTTAQKAIQFLQQQLAQVGIKVSVQALEPGQRVEWVQQAPDAKTAKVRMYYAGWSSSTGEADWALRPLLATESWPPKLNNTAYYSSPVVDEALAKALKSTDDKEKAALYRTAQEQLMKDAPWAPLVTEQNLYATSKRLSGVFVMPDGNINSTEIAVTP; encoded by the coding sequence ATGACCGTACGCATGACCCCGCTGCGACGCAGCCTGTTCGCCGCCGGCCTGCTGGCCCTGGCCGCCGGTTCGGCCTTCGCCGCCAAGGATGTGGTGCTGGCCATCAGCGGCCAGCCCGAGACCCTGGACCCCTACAACACCAACACGACGCTGACCACCGCGGTCACCAAGTCCTTCTACCAGGGCCTGTACGAGTTCGACAAGGACCTGAAGGTGCGCCCGGTGCTGGCCGAGAGCCACACCGTCTCGAAGGACGGCCTGGTCTACAACTTCAAGCTGCGCGCCGGCGTCAAGTTCCACGACGGCACCGACTTCAACGCCGAGGCGGTCAAGACCACGCTGGACCGCGTGCTGGACCCGGACAACAAGCTGGCCCGCTTCAACCAGTTCAACCGCGTGGACAAGGTCGAGGTGACCGGTCCGCTGGCGGTGCGCATCACGCTGAAGGAGCCCTTCGGCCCCTTCATCAACTCGCTGGCCCATGCCTCGGCCGCGATGATCTCGCCCACCGCGCTGAAGAAGTACGGCAACAAGGACATCGCCTTCAACCCGGTCGGCACCGGCCCCTTCACCTTCGTCGAGTGGAAGCAGACCGACTTCGTCAAGGGCAAGAAGTTCGACGGCTACTGGCAGAAGGGCTACCCCAAGGTCGACAACATCACCTGGAAGCCGGTCGCCGAGAACAACACCCGCGCCGCGATGCTGCAGACCGGCGAGGCCGACTTTGCCTTCCCGCTGCCCTATGAGCAGGCCGAGGCGCTGAAGAAGAGCAACAAGCTGAAGGTGACGACCGGCCCGTCGATCATCACCCGCTACGTCAGCTTCAACCAGATGCAGAAGCCCTTCGACAACCCGAAGGTGCGCCTGGCGATCAACTACGCGATCAACAAGCAGGCCCTGGCCAAGGTGGCCTTCAACGGCTACGCCGTGCCGGCCGAGGGCTATGTGCCGCAGGGCGTGCAGTACGCCCACAAGATGGCGCCCTGGCCCTATGACCCGAAGAAGGCGCGCGAGCTGCTGAAGGAAGCCGGCTACCCGAACGGCTTCGAGTCGGTGCTGTGGAGCGCCTACACGACCACCACCGCGCAGAAGGCGATCCAGTTCCTGCAGCAGCAGCTGGCCCAGGTCGGCATCAAGGTCTCGGTGCAGGCCCTGGAACCCGGCCAGCGCGTCGAATGGGTGCAGCAGGCACCGGACGCCAAGACCGCCAAGGTGCGCATGTACTACGCCGGCTGGTCCTCCTCGACCGGCGAGGCCGACTGGGCGCTGCGTCCGCTGCTGGCCACCGAGTCCTGGCCACCGAAGCTGAACAACACCGCCTACTACAGCAGCCCGGTGGTGGACGAGGCGCTCGCCAAGGCCCTGAAGTCGACCGACGACAAGGAAAAGGCCGCTCTGTACCGCACCGCGCAGGAACAGCTGATGAAGGACGCGCCCTGGGCGCCGCTGGTGACCGAGCAGAACCTGTATGCGACGTCCAAGCGCCTGTCCGGCGTGTTCGTGATGCCCGACGGCAACATCAACTCGACCGAGATCGCGGTCACGCCCTGA
- the gsiC gene encoding glutathione ABC transporter permease GsiC — MLNYFLKRLLGLIPTLLIVAVLVFLFVHMLPGDPARLAAGQDADEQTIELVRQELGLDKPLPQQFVSYFGHLVQGDFGTSMRTRRPVSTEIAERFMPTLLLTVTSMAWAVVFGMAIGITSAVYRNRWPDRLGMTIAVSGISFPAFALGMLLMQVFSVQLGWLPTVGADSWKHYILPSLTLGAAVAAVMARFTRASFVEVIQEDFVRTARAKGLNERTVIAKHALRNALIPVVTMMGLQFGFLLGGSIVVEAVFNWPGLGRLLVDAVTQRDYPVIQALVLLFSLEFILINLVVDLLYGFINPTIRYK; from the coding sequence ATGCTGAACTATTTTCTGAAACGGCTGCTGGGATTGATTCCCACCCTGCTGATCGTCGCCGTGCTGGTGTTCCTGTTCGTGCACATGCTGCCGGGCGATCCGGCGCGCCTGGCCGCCGGCCAGGATGCCGACGAGCAGACCATCGAGCTGGTGCGCCAGGAGCTGGGCCTGGACAAGCCGCTGCCGCAGCAGTTCGTCAGCTACTTCGGCCATCTGGTGCAGGGCGACTTCGGCACCTCGATGCGCACGCGCCGCCCGGTCTCGACCGAGATCGCCGAGCGCTTCATGCCGACCCTGCTGCTGACCGTCACCAGCATGGCCTGGGCCGTGGTGTTCGGCATGGCGATCGGCATCACCTCGGCGGTCTACCGCAACCGCTGGCCGGACCGCCTGGGCATGACGATCGCGGTCTCGGGCATCTCCTTCCCGGCCTTCGCGCTGGGGATGCTCTTGATGCAGGTCTTCTCGGTCCAGCTGGGCTGGCTGCCGACCGTCGGCGCCGACAGCTGGAAGCATTACATCCTGCCCTCGCTGACCCTGGGCGCCGCGGTGGCCGCGGTGATGGCGCGCTTCACGCGGGCCTCCTTCGTCGAGGTGATCCAGGAGGACTTCGTGCGCACCGCGCGGGCCAAGGGCCTGAACGAGCGCACGGTGATCGCCAAGCATGCGCTGCGCAACGCGCTGATCCCGGTGGTCACGATGATGGGCCTGCAGTTCGGCTTTCTGCTGGGCGGCTCCATCGTGGTCGAGGCCGTCTTCAACTGGCCGGGCCTGGGGCGCCTGCTGGTCGACGCGGTGACGCAGCGCGACTATCCGGTGATCCAGGCGCTGGTGCTGCTGTTCTCGCTGGAGTTCATCCTGATCAATCTGGTGGTGGACCTGCTGTACGGCTTCATCAACCCGACCATCCGCTACAAGTGA
- the gsiD gene encoding glutathione ABC transporter permease GsiD — protein MSSTTNSTPAAGTAAVAVAATKPEGVRTPWSEFWRKFRKQHVALVALVFVLLLVLVAIFAPWISPFDAENYFDYERLNEGPSALHWLGVDPLGRDIFSRILMGARISLAAGFLSVALGGLIGTALGLLAGYYEGWWDRIVMRISDVLFAFPGILLALGVVAILGSSMINVVVAVSVFSVPAFARLVRGNTLVLKQMTYVEAVRSIGASDWTIIVRHILPGTISSIVVYFTMRLGTSIITAASLSFLGMGAQPPTPEWGAMLNEARADMVNAPHVALFPSLAIFLTVLAFNLLGDGLRDALDPKIDRK, from the coding sequence ATGAGCAGTACCACCAACTCCACCCCCGCGGCCGGCACGGCCGCCGTCGCTGTCGCCGCCACCAAGCCCGAGGGCGTGCGCACGCCCTGGAGCGAGTTCTGGCGCAAGTTCCGCAAGCAGCATGTGGCCCTGGTCGCGCTGGTCTTCGTGCTGCTGCTGGTGCTGGTCGCGATCTTCGCGCCCTGGATCTCGCCCTTCGACGCCGAGAACTACTTCGACTACGAGCGCCTCAACGAGGGCCCGTCGGCGCTGCACTGGCTGGGCGTGGACCCGCTGGGCCGCGACATCTTCAGCCGCATCCTGATGGGCGCGCGCATCTCGCTGGCCGCCGGCTTCCTGTCGGTCGCGCTGGGCGGCCTGATCGGCACCGCGCTGGGCCTGCTGGCCGGCTATTACGAGGGCTGGTGGGACCGCATCGTGATGCGCATCTCCGACGTGCTGTTCGCCTTCCCCGGCATCCTGCTGGCGCTGGGCGTGGTCGCGATCCTGGGCAGCAGCATGATCAACGTCGTGGTCGCGGTCTCGGTGTTCAGCGTGCCGGCCTTCGCCCGCCTGGTGCGCGGCAACACCCTGGTGCTCAAGCAGATGACCTATGTCGAGGCGGTGCGCTCGATCGGTGCCTCCGACTGGACCATCATCGTGCGCCACATCCTGCCGGGCACGATCTCCTCGATCGTCGTGTACTTCACGATGCGCCTGGGCACCTCGATCATCACCGCGGCCAGCCTGTCCTTCCTCGGCATGGGCGCGCAGCCGCCGACGCCGGAATGGGGCGCGATGCTCAACGAGGCGCGCGCCGACATGGTCAACGCGCCGCATGTGGCCCTGTTCCCCAGCCTGGCGATCTTCCTGACCGTGCTGGCCTTCAACCTGCTGGGTGACGGTCTGCGGGATGCCCTCGACCCGAAGATCGACCGCAAGTGA
- a CDS encoding P1 family peptidase yields MSQAPRIGTLPSGPLDLISDVAGVSVGHCTLAEGPLQTGVTVVRPHAGDPFRDRVPAAAVVLNGFGKSIGLVQLEELGVLETPIALTNTFAVGAVAQAQIRACVAANPQSGRRLSTVNPLVFECNDGQLNDIQALAVGEAQYRAALEAAAPEFAQGAVGAGRGMSSFGVKGGIGSASRIAGGYMVGALVLSNYGRPEQLTLAGRHLGAALSAKLAELSAEPEKGSIIMLLATDAPLDARQLRRLALRAGAGLARTGSVFGHGSGDIALAFSSAYTLPQDPARPMPAVALLHDAKLDPLFQAAADATEQAIVQALWQAETVEGRDGQRRLALRELLQPDELAP; encoded by the coding sequence ATGAGCCAAGCGCCGCGCATCGGTACGCTGCCCAGCGGCCCGCTCGACCTGATCAGCGATGTGGCCGGCGTGAGCGTCGGCCACTGCACCCTGGCCGAGGGGCCGCTGCAGACCGGCGTCACCGTCGTGCGCCCGCATGCCGGCGATCCCTTCCGCGACCGGGTGCCGGCCGCGGCCGTGGTGCTGAACGGCTTCGGCAAGAGCATCGGCCTGGTGCAGCTGGAGGAGCTGGGCGTGCTGGAGACGCCGATCGCGCTGACCAACACCTTCGCGGTCGGTGCGGTGGCGCAGGCGCAGATCCGCGCCTGCGTGGCCGCCAATCCGCAGAGCGGCCGGCGCCTGTCCACCGTCAACCCGCTGGTGTTCGAGTGCAATGACGGCCAGCTCAATGACATCCAGGCGCTGGCCGTCGGCGAGGCGCAGTACCGCGCGGCGCTGGAGGCCGCGGCGCCCGAATTCGCGCAGGGCGCGGTCGGGGCCGGACGCGGCATGTCCAGCTTCGGCGTCAAGGGCGGCATCGGCTCGGCCTCGCGCATTGCGGGTGGCTACATGGTCGGCGCGCTGGTGCTGTCCAACTACGGCCGGCCCGAGCAGCTGACGCTGGCCGGGCGGCACCTTGGTGCCGCGCTGAGCGCGAAGTTGGCCGAACTGAGTGCCGAGCCCGAAAAGGGCTCGATCATCATGCTGCTGGCGACCGACGCGCCGCTCGACGCTCGCCAACTGCGCCGCCTGGCGCTGCGCGCCGGCGCCGGCCTGGCCCGCACCGGCTCGGTGTTCGGCCATGGCAGCGGCGACATCGCACTGGCCTTCTCCAGCGCCTACACCCTGCCGCAGGACCCGGCGCGGCCCATGCCCGCGGTCGCGCTGCTGCACGACGCGAAGCTGGACCCGCTGTTCCAGGCCGCGGCCGACGCCACCGAGCAGGCCATCGTGCAGGCGCTGTGGCAGGCCGAGACGGTCGAGGGCCGCGACGGCCAGCGCCGCCTGGCCCTGCGCGAACTTCTGCAACCCGACGAACTCGCCCCATGA
- a CDS encoding M55 family metallopeptidase, with translation MKVLISTDIEGVAGVYHPEQTRAGNGEYERARRLMTEEANAAIAGAFEAGASEVLVNDSHGGFRNLLPDQLDARAQVVQGKPRYLSMVAGVDEPGIAAVCMIGYHSRAQGRGILAHTINSFAFARVWLNGQELGEMGIYGALAGEYGVPVAMASGDDVFIDEHRPLFPRTRFVQTKRATGHTAGISLAPVAACAAIRAGVAEALRAPLPPAFVLSGKIAVRIQTQTAALADLFCQWPSLERLAGDEIGFEAPTVEAAVRMINSLSAMSSMLR, from the coding sequence ATGAAAGTCCTGATCTCCACCGATATCGAGGGCGTCGCCGGCGTCTACCACCCCGAGCAGACCCGCGCCGGCAACGGCGAGTACGAGCGCGCGCGCCGCCTGATGACGGAGGAGGCCAATGCCGCGATCGCGGGCGCCTTCGAGGCCGGTGCGAGCGAGGTGCTGGTGAACGACTCGCATGGCGGCTTCCGCAACCTGCTGCCCGACCAGCTCGATGCGCGCGCGCAGGTCGTGCAGGGCAAGCCGCGCTACCTGAGCATGGTTGCCGGCGTCGACGAGCCGGGCATCGCGGCGGTCTGCATGATCGGCTACCACTCGCGCGCCCAGGGCCGCGGCATCCTGGCCCACACGATCAACAGCTTCGCCTTCGCGCGCGTCTGGCTGAACGGCCAGGAGCTGGGCGAGATGGGCATCTACGGCGCGCTGGCCGGCGAATACGGCGTGCCGGTGGCGATGGCCAGCGGCGACGATGTGTTCATCGACGAGCACCGCCCGCTGTTCCCGCGCACCCGTTTCGTGCAGACCAAGCGCGCCACCGGCCATACCGCCGGCATCAGCCTCGCGCCGGTCGCGGCCTGCGCGGCGATCCGCGCCGGCGTGGCCGAGGCCTTGCGCGCGCCGCTGCCGCCGGCCTTCGTCCTGAGTGGCAAGATCGCGGTGCGCATCCAGACCCAGACCGCCGCGCTGGCCGACCTGTTCTGCCAATGGCCCAGCCTGGAGCGCCTGGCCGGCGACGAGATCGGCTTCGAGGCGCCGACGGTGGAGGCCGCGGTGCGCATGATCAACAGCCTGTCGGCGATGTCCTCGATGCTGCGCTGA
- a CDS encoding DUF3592 domain-containing protein has product MTSRRHLNAAPAYFAVPRVLCLLLAALAFYAGLQQAAILREALRPDSAYRDAAGELLEVIKHVDGDEHQVQHFAELRFRYRVDGAELQGNQFSPLCSPCLPAEVLRVLGRRPSQLEPGMALTVHVLRQDPAVAYLALPEAAALRRQWLETGLLLLVAPAFCLWLAWSFRSGD; this is encoded by the coding sequence ATGACATCCCGCCGCCACCTCAACGCCGCTCCCGCCTACTTCGCCGTGCCGCGCGTGCTGTGCCTGCTGCTGGCGGCGCTGGCCTTCTATGCCGGGCTGCAGCAGGCCGCGATCCTGCGCGAGGCGCTGCGCCCCGACTCGGCCTACCGCGACGCCGCCGGCGAGCTGCTGGAGGTGATCAAGCATGTCGACGGCGATGAACACCAGGTCCAGCATTTCGCCGAGCTGAGGTTCCGCTACCGCGTCGACGGCGCCGAGCTGCAGGGCAATCAGTTCTCGCCGCTGTGCTCGCCCTGCCTGCCCGCCGAGGTGCTGCGCGTGCTGGGCCGCCGGCCCTCGCAGCTGGAGCCGGGCATGGCGTTGACGGTGCATGTGCTGCGCCAGGACCCGGCGGTCGCCTATCTGGCCCTGCCCGAGGCGGCGGCGCTGCGCCGCCAATGGCTGGAAACCGGCCTGCTGCTGCTGGTGGCGCCGGCCTTTTGCCTGTGGCTGGCCTGGAGTTTTCGCAGCGGCGATTGA
- a CDS encoding DUF1501 domain-containing protein, with translation MMISKASTPISAARRRWLQLCAGGLLLPQGSALFAAPEERDARFLLVFLRGAYDAANLLVPIASDFYYEQRPRIAIARPGSGGDSALPLPGNSDWGLHPALRDSVHPLLQAGQALFIPFAGSEDLSRSHFETQDSIELGQPLAGSRDYGSGFMNRLAAELGARRAMAFTDQLPLAFRGAAPIANTALREGPRPAPDARMRAALLAMYQGDALLQARVQEGFALREELARELDPARRGAVNMAGGEPASRAPLLSAKGFELEARRIARLMSARVQLGFVDVGGWDTHVGQGGASGALATRLEELGRGLAAFADELGPEAWRHTTVLVISEFGRTFRENGNRGTDHGHGSTYWLLGGGLAANAHGGVAGEQIALTAASLNQGRDYPVLTDYRSLLGGLWRRQFGLSDAALARIFPGVAARDLGLI, from the coding sequence ATGATGATCAGCAAGGCCTCGACACCGATCTCCGCGGCGCGCCGGCGCTGGCTGCAGCTCTGCGCCGGCGGCCTGCTGCTGCCGCAGGGCAGCGCGCTGTTCGCCGCGCCCGAGGAGCGCGACGCGCGCTTCCTGCTGGTGTTCCTGCGCGGCGCCTATGACGCGGCGAACCTGCTGGTGCCGATCGCCAGCGACTTCTACTACGAGCAGCGCCCACGCATCGCGATCGCACGGCCCGGTTCCGGCGGCGATAGCGCCCTGCCGCTGCCGGGCAACAGCGACTGGGGCCTGCATCCGGCGCTGCGCGACTCGGTGCACCCGCTGCTGCAGGCCGGCCAGGCCCTGTTCATCCCCTTCGCCGGCAGCGAGGATCTCAGCCGCAGCCATTTCGAGACCCAGGACAGCATCGAGCTGGGCCAGCCCCTGGCCGGCTCGCGCGACTATGGCAGCGGCTTCATGAATCGCCTCGCGGCCGAGCTGGGTGCGCGCCGCGCGATGGCCTTCACCGATCAGCTGCCGCTGGCCTTCCGCGGCGCCGCACCGATCGCCAACACCGCGCTGCGCGAGGGCCCGCGGCCGGCGCCCGATGCGCGGATGCGCGCCGCGCTGCTCGCCATGTATCAGGGCGATGCCTTGCTGCAGGCGCGGGTGCAGGAGGGTTTCGCGCTGCGCGAGGAGCTGGCGCGCGAACTCGACCCCGCGCGCCGCGGCGCGGTGAACATGGCCGGCGGCGAACCGGCCAGCCGCGCCCCGCTGCTGAGCGCCAAGGGCTTCGAGCTGGAGGCGCGGCGCATTGCGCGGCTGATGAGCGCGCGGGTGCAGCTGGGCTTCGTCGATGTCGGCGGCTGGGACACCCATGTCGGCCAGGGCGGCGCCAGCGGCGCGCTGGCCACGCGGCTGGAGGAGCTGGGGCGCGGCCTGGCGGCCTTTGCCGACGAGCTGGGCCCCGAGGCCTGGCGCCACACCACGGTGCTGGTGATCAGCGAGTTCGGCCGCACCTTCCGCGAGAACGGCAATCGCGGCACCGACCATGGCCATGGCAGCACCTACTGGCTGCTGGGCGGCGGCCTGGCCGCCAACGCACACGGCGGCGTGGCCGGCGAGCAGATCGCGCTGACGGCCGCCAGCCTGAACCAGGGCCGCGACTATCCGGTGCTGACCGACTACCGCTCGCTGCTGGGCGGGCTGTGGCGGCGCCAGTTCGGCCTGTCGGACGCGGCGCTGGCGCGCATCTTTCCCGGCGTGGCGGCCCGCGATCTCGGGCTGATTTAG